In Bradyrhizobium paxllaeri, the genomic stretch TCGGATCAAGGGGAGTTTCACGCGAAGCGTTCTCGCCACGGGCGTCAAGATTTTGCGAGATCATCGTGGTGAATATTCTCTTTGGCAAAGGCGGTTTTGCGAGCACACCATTCGCGACGACGGCGATTTCGAACGCTGTGCCAATTACGTGCATTTCAATCCGGTCAAGCACCGACTGGCGACTTCGCCGTCCGATTGGCCGTTTTCCTCGCTGCATCGCTATGTTCGTGCGGGCATCTTGCCATCGGATTGGGGCGGCGATGGGAGTGCCGATACGAGCAATTTTGGTGAGCGGAGAGACTAATCCCGGATTGCGCTTCGCTCCATCCGGGCTACGGGATTCATTCCTCCGGTTCGGTCGTGAACAGCAGCGGATAGCCCTTGGCGCGGCCGGCGTCGGTGGCGCGGGTGGCCTTGGTCTCGGCGACGTCCCTGGTGAACACGGCGACCACGCAGACGCCGCGGCGGTGCGCTGTTATCATCACCTTGTGGGCATGGTCCTCGGTCATGCGGAATTCGGCCTTCAGCACCGTGACGACGAATTCGCGCGGCGTGTAATCGTCGTTGATCAGAATGACCTTGTGCAGGCGTGGCCGTTCGACCTTGGTTTTGACTTTGGTCTTTGGCGTGACGACGGTATCTGCCATTTCCAGCTAGGTCCCGAAGCGAGCGAACTCAGACGGGCCGGCAGCACTCAGTTGGCGCGGCAATCCGCCAGGCGCTGCGCCATGGTCTGATCGCTGCGGCTGACGGCCGTCTCGATCAGTTTACAGGCTCCGGGCCGGTCCTGAAACTGGGCGTTTGCCGAGAGTTTCAGCGCGATCAGGGTGGCTAGCGCCCCGGGCTCGTCGAGTTCCGCGGCCTCCACCGCGTAATAGAGCGTGCCCTTGGGATTATTGACCTGCGTTTCCGGATGCTCGGCGAGCAGCCGGACAACCTGCATGCGGGCGTCGAAATCGTAGGTGCTGGCGCGATCGATCAGGTTGACCGCCTCCTGCGTTCGCCGGGTTGGCTTCGAACGCCATCTTGCAGGCGTCGTGGCGCAAGTCCCAGCGCCGGCGCTTGGCGTCGTAGTCCATATACTCCCTCGGCTCTTCAAAGAGCTGCTCGCAGAGTTCAACTGCATTCTGCGGCGTCAGCACCGGTTCCGGTTGCGTCACTTTGGGCTGGCCGGGGCCTGAGAATACCAACGGCAGCGACAGCACCGCCAGGACGAGTGCGGTGAATATCCCGGCCCAGAGCGCGATCGTGCGCGTTGCCGGGGGCAGACCGTCAGTTGCTGGAATTTTCGGGGGCGTAACCATGTCCGTGCCGGTAGCGGCCATTTGCTGGCCGCGCCCCTTCTGTCGCGGGGAGCGCGAGATTTGTTCAAATAGCGGTATCGGACGCCTGATCCTTGGGCGAATGACATGAGGAACCGTGGCTGAATCCGGTCGCGTTGACCGGACAGCCTGAATGTTCGGCACTAACCCGAATGTGAAGGACAAGTGATTTCAGCGCTTTGCGTCCGCCGTTTTGCATGTCACCATCACTGTCGTTCGACGGGAGGGCCGCAATGCGCTGGTATGTCTCGATCGGGGTCGTGCTTGTAGCCGGCGCACTCGCCGGCGGAGATGTGGCAAGTTTTGCCGCGCCGAACCCGGCGAACCGGCCGGCCCAGCAACTGAGCGCCGCCAGCAAGGACGCCCATCCGACCGTCGATGTGGAACTCGTCCTTGCCGTCGACGTCTCCTATTCGATGGACCTGGATGAACTCGCGCTGCAGCGGGAAGGCTACGCGCAAGCGATCGTCGCCAAGGAGTTCCTGCAGGCGCTGAAGACCGGGCCGAACGGCAGGATCGCGATCACCTATTTCGAATGGGCGGCCTCCACCGACCAGAAGATCATCATCCCCTGGCGGGTGATCGACGGGCCTGAGACGGCCGATGCTGTCGCCAACGAGATCGTCAAGACCCCGATCCGCCGCGCCTCGCGCACCTCGATCTCGGGCGCGATCAATTTCGCCATGCCGCTGTTCGAGGAGAATCCGCACCGCGGCCTGCGGCGGGTGATCGATATTTCCGGCGATGGCCCGAACAACAACGGCATGCCGGTGACGGTCGCCCGCGATGCCGCGCTCGAGAAGGGCGTCATCATCAACGGTCTGCCGATTATGGTGAAGGAGCCGTCCTACTCCACGATGGATATCGACAATCTCGATTTCTATTACGAGGACTGCGTCATCGGCGGCCCCGGCTCGTTCGTGGTCACGATCAAGGAGCGCGAAAAGTTCAAGGAAGCGATCCGCACCAAGCTGCTCCTGGAAATCGCCGGCCGCACGCCTGAACGCCCGGTGGTACCCGCCGCCGGCCGCGAGCCGCGCGTCAATTGCATGATCGGCGAGAAGATCTGGCAGGATCGCTGGGGCAGGTGATGGATGCGTGGCCTCTTTTCACCCACGTGGAAAATCGAGCATAGCGTAAATCCACTCATGCTCCGCAGGTCAACTCGTCGAGTAATGCCTTTGTGGATTTCAAATCAGCGGTCTCGAAGCCCTCCGTAAACCAGCTAAAGAGCGGTGCGAGGAGCGCGCGGGCGTCACCAGGCCGCCCCCGATCACACCAGAGGCTCGCCAAGCTCCGGGCGGCGCGAAGTTCGAGCGACCTGGCGCCCTGTGCACGCGATATTGCCATAGCTCGCGCAAGACAGGCTTCGATCTCGGAGGCTGATCTCCCTTGCACCCGCATAAGCTCCCCTTTTATGCGTGTGAGTTCGCCCTCCCACATATGCTCGCGATTCTTGGCGATGAGGTTCTCCACCTCCGCAACGATCCGCAGCCCTGGGTCGGCCTGGCCGACATGCGCATAGGCCGCGGCGAGCATGCACAGATACCGGGCTTGATACCAACTTACGCCGAGAGCCGCGCGGCTCTCGGCGTTCTCACACATGAGCGCGATGCCTGGCTCCTGGGCGCCCCGCTGTACCATGGCCCAGCCGCGAAGAATCAGCCCATTCACGCGCCAATAGCTGAGGCTGTGCCGATCGGCCAGCTCAATGATCGCTTCGGCATGAGCTTGCACGCCTGAGACATCCCCGAGCAGTTCGTCCAAACCAGCGCCGGCGAAATTGTGGACATGCGCCGTGAGGTTCGCCTGGTCTAACTCTGCGGCGCAGCGGAACGCCGCGGTGCTCGAACGACGCGCTTGCTCGGGATAGCCCAGCATCCAGAGGACCGGCGCAAGATAGGTGAGGGCCGAGACTTTCGGGTCGTGCACGTAGTGCACCGGCTGCGATCGATGCCGACACGCGTCGTAGAGGCGCAGGATCGCCTCGAACTCGGACCGTGCCTCGGCGAACGCCCCGAAGTGCATGGCCGTGATCCCGGCCAACCGGTGGCTGGCAAGGCGGATGAGCGGGCTTGGAAGGCGCTCCGCGACCTGCCGAGCCTCGTCGGTTAGTTGCCGCATCATGCAATAATCGCCGCGTACGAAGTAGTAGACGAACTCACCGCTGAGGGTCGCGACGAGAGGCTCGGCCTCGCCGAGACGCTCGCAAAGCGCGCGTGCACGGCTGTAGGCGGCCCCGGTCTGTGGCGCGGAATAACCATGTACGGCGATCATGGGCGTACCGATCGCGATCTGAAAAGCGAGCTCCTGCCGATCCCGCTCGAAATTTTCCGGTAGCGTGTTCAGCGCTTCTAACCCTCGGGTGAGATGCCGGATTGCTTCCAGATTGGCCGAACGTTGGGCAGCGCGTTCGCCTGCTTTCAGCCAATAGCTGACGGCACGTTCAATTTGGCAGGCTTCCGTACAGTGGTGCGCCAGCAGTTCGGGCTCGCGCGCCGCACGGTCCGGGAAACGCTCCTCGACGGCTTCGGCGATGCGCGCGTGCAACCGCTGTCGATCGCCGCGCAGTAGCGTGCTGTAGGCGGCATCCTGAACCAAAGCGTGCTTGAAGCTATAGGCGGCCTCTGGTGGCGCCCCGTGCTGGGACACCAGTTCAGAATGGACAAGCCGCGCCAACCTTTCCTGTATCTCCCTCTCGCTCGGGCCGGCGACGGCGGCGATCAGTTCGTATGAAAACTCGCGGCCAATCGCTGCTCCGATTTGCGCCATCCTCTTGGGACCCGGCCCGAGTCGGTCAAGCCGGGCCATCAACGAGGCGTGGAGGGTTGCGGGCACGGCAAGCGCCGATCGTGACGTTTTGGCGCTTGCATCTTCGCCGCTTTCTCGACTCGCTTGAGATTCTGCGACAGCCTTTGTCAATTCCTCGATGAAAAGTGGTACACCGTCGCTGCGCTTGATGATCTCTTCCACTGTGTGCCCGGGAAGCGCTCTGTCGCCCGAGACCCACTGCACGAGTGCCGCACCCTCGCGCCGGTCGAGGCGGCTGAGGGCGAGCATCGTAACGTGCGACTGCCCGGTCCATGGCGACTGAAACTCCGGCCGGAACGTAATTAGTAACAGTACAGGCAGATCTACCACCCGATTGACCACGCGATCGAGGAAGTCGCGTGAGCTGGGGTCGATCCAATGGACGTCTTCGTGGACCAGGAATACCGGCTGGCTCCGGGCGAGGGCGACGAGCTGGTCGAGCAGTAGCTCGAACGTCTCCTCCTTCTTGCGATGCGGATTTAGCACGCTCGGTGAGTACAGATCGCCAGCGGGAATCTGCAGCAACTCCGCGACGAGCGGTAGACCCGCATCCGTCGATGACGTTGGCGCGAGCAGTGCTTCGATTTTGCGAAGCTTCATCGCCGGCGTATCGCCCCGCTCGAAACCTGCGGCGCGTTCGAGTTGCATAATCATTGGGTGCAGCGCGCTGTCCTGGTGGTGCGCCGAGCAGGAGTAGCGCAGCCGGATGTGGGGCTCATCCCGCAGGCGCTCCAGTAGCGCAGCGGTCAGGCGCGACTTGCCAATGCCCGGCTCGCCCGAGAGCAGGATCACCTGGCCCGCACCTGACTTTGCCTCTTTCCAGCGCTCAACCATCAGTTCGATCTCCTCCTCGCGCCCAACAAGCGGCGTGAGAGTGGTAACCGAATGGAGCGCTTCGAATCGGTTTTCGATCGTGCTCTCGCCTTGCACGCGCCACGCGCTCACAGGCTCGGCAAAGCCCTTTAGCTCGACCAAACCGAGTTCTTCGTACACGAAGATCCCGCTCGTCAGCCTGTGCGTGTTCACATCGATCACGACGCTGTCCGGCTCGGCCAAAGCTTGCAGTCGGGCCGCGAGATTTGGCGTCTCGCCCACTACAGCGCGCTCCTCGGATTCGCCGGCACCGACGAGATCGCCCACGACGACGAGACCTGTGGCAATACCCACACGCACCGGCAGTCTGCCGCCCGGCGCGGCCGGAACTGGCCGCGCCGTTCTCACGATCTCCAGACCGGCGCGAACGGCTCGCTCGGCGTCGTCCTCATGTGCCTGCGGGTACCCGAAATAGGCCAAAACTCCGTCGCCCATATACTTGGCCACGAATCCATCGAAACGCCCGACCACCGTCGCGACGTCTTGCTGATACATGCTGAGCACCTCGCGCAGGTCTTCCGGGTCAAGCCGAGACGCAATCGTGGTCGAGCCGACGAGGTCGCAGAACATGATAGTGAGACGCCGGCGTTCGGCACCGGCTGATGCCGGCTTGGAATGAGCATTTACGGCCCGTTCCAAAGGAGTGGCACCGGTCAAAGGGGCGCCACAGAAACCACAATAGCTATTGCCAATCGGATTATTGCGACCGCAGGCGCGACAATTCTGCGGCAACAGCGCGCCGCAGTTCCCGCAGAATCGGTTGTCATCCTGATTGGCGCTTCCGCAGCTCGAGCACTCCATGCTCGCCCTCCAGCTCGGAAAAGGACGGTAGTTTAGACGAAAGCCTGGATCAGGGCCAGTAAAGCCGAGGAAGCCGTCATCATCGGCACAGGGCGCCAACGACTGGACGGTGTCCGCTGCGGTCGCGCGGCAGGGAACCTAAAGCCAGCACGACGATTATGTGAGCGCGGCAGGCAGCAGCGAAGGTTCACGTGTATCGCACCTGTTTCGGACTGCTTTTTCTCGCCATCCTCGTCCCGGAAGCCAAAGCAGAAAGCGGATTGGCCTCGTACTACAGCTACGGTAATCGCGGCCGTACCGGCGAACTGACCTGCGCGCACCGGACCCGTCCCTTTGGCAGCATGGTGAGGGTGACTCACGGCAGCCGCTCGATCGTCTGCAAGGTCAATGACAGGGGACCGTTCATTCGCGGACGTGTCATCGATCTCTCGGTGAGCGCGGCACGTGCCCTCGGCATGATGCAGTCAGGCGTCGTACGCGTTTCCCTGGACTGAGAAACAATCGTCCCCGCGCATATTCGAACATGTTCCGACAGGCTCAATCGCCCTTGCTGCGGCGCTGGTGCCGCTCGAGGCGCTGCCGCTGCGCTCGCATGCGCTTGATGTCCTCATCGAGCGCATCCATTTCCTCACTGCGTCGCTCGTCCTTGGATTTCTGATCGTTGGAGCGCAGTTTTCCCAGCACTTTCTCCACGGAGAGTTTTGGTGTCTCAGCCATCGTTATTCCCATGCCCTGGGGGTGGCGATAGAGGGGTGATCGATCCCAAGATCTGCGCCGGCGGACCGCGCTCCTTGATCTAGGTCAATATCACCGAACCGGTGGTGTCGAACGATGCCTTGCTCGCCGCACGTGTGGGCATTGACCCGCCTGGTGCGCATCACGTCCATCGACACCAGAGTAGGGCACATGAGATTTCCCGTCTGGCTGCTCGCCGCGATGCTGTTGCTGACGGGTGGAGGCGCAAGTCACGCAAAGGTCAGGATTGCGAATGATCGGGGCGGAATTATCGAGCGTTACATCGATCGATACAAGCAATTGAGGGCTTCGCGGCAATCGGTGATCATCGACGGCCTGTGCGCCTCGGCCTGCACGATCGTGCTCTCGGAGATTCCGCACGACAGGATCTGCGTGACTTCAAAAGCCAGGCTGGCATTCCATGCGGCCTGGGATTTCGGTCTGCGCGGTCGTGCGGTCACGAACCGGGGCGCGACGCGATGGCTCTACTCGATGTATCCCTCGCCAGTCCGGCAGTGGATCGCCGGTCGCGGTGGTTTGACTCCGCGCACGATCTTTCTGCAAGGCCGGCAACTGGAAGAGATGTATCGGCCTTGCGACCTCAATGCGCTGGCCACCTCCGGCGCGCGTAAATAATCGTTCTGGAGAGGGCTGTCAGCGCCTGAACCTCGCCACCAATTCCACATGCGGCGTGTGGCGGAACTGGTCGACTGGCGTGACGCCTTCGATCCGGTAGCCGCCGTCGATCAAAATCTTCGCGTCGCGTGCGAAGGTCGTGACGTTGCAGGACACCGCGACTACTGTCGGCACTTTACTCGCCGCCAACTGCCTCGCCTGCGCTTGCGCGCCCTGCCGCGGCGGATCGAACACCACCGTGTCGTAGTCGCGCAGCTCCTGCGGCATCAGCGGGCGGCGAAACAGGTCGCGCGCCTCGGCCTTCACCGGCTTCAGTCCCGACGTGGAGGTCGCAGCTTTCTGCAGCGCCGCAACCGCGCCGGCGTCGCTGTCGAGGGCGGTTACCCGTGACTTCGCCGCCAGCCGCAGCGCGAAGGGGCCGACGCCGCAAAAGAGATCGGCGATATGTTTGGCGCGCTTGCAATGCTCCGATACCAGCTCGGCCAGCGCCGCTTCGCCCGCCACCGTTGCCTGCAGGAACGAGCCGGGCGGCAGAACGACCTGCGCGCTGCCCATCGAGACGACCGGCGGCGTTCGCATCAGGACCAGTTCGCCGTGGCGCGTCAGCCGCGCCAGCCGATGCTGGCCGGCGATGCGCGACAGCAGCGCGATCATGGCTGAAGACACCTGCCCGGAGCCGCGCACGTCGACATCCAGCCCGCTATTGGTCGCCGTGATCTGGATGTCGAGCGGCTTGCCCATCGCGATCAGCGGCTCCGCGATGGCCCAGGCCGCCTCGATCGCGCCGCCGAGTTGCGGATCGAGGATCGGGCAGCGGTCGATCGGAACGATGTCGTGCGAACCCGCCGCCGCATAGCCGACCTTGAGCACGTCGTGCGTGCCCATCCGCGCGTGCAGGGTGATGCGCCTGCGGCCCGCGCCATGGGCGTCGACCAGAGGCGCCACCTCGCAATCGATGCCGGCCTGCGACAGCGTCGTCACCACGAGTTCGCGCTTCCAGGCGCGATAGGGCGCGGCATCCCAATGCTGGATCGCGCAGCCGCCGCAGACGCCGAAATGCGGACAGAACGGCGCGACGCGCTCCGGGCTTGTGGTTTCGACCTTGAGCAATCGCCGGCGGTCGGGATGGTGGCCGGGCACCCGGCCGACCTCCACCGTTTCGCCGCCCAGCGCGTAGGGAACGTAGATGGTGCCGCCGCCTGATATGGCGACGCCGTCGCCGTGGTGGCCGACATGGTCGATGACGAGGCACTCGCTCTCACCCACGGCGTGCGCCCATGAAGAACTCGATATTGCCGTCGCCGCCCTTGATCGACGACGGAAACACCTCGATGCCGGTGCAGCCGAGGGATGCGGCGAATGCCGAAATATCGTCGCAGATTTCCTGATGCACCATCGCGTTGCGGATGATGCCGTGCTTGGAATGCTTTCGCTCCGCCTCGAATTGCGGCTTGATCAGCGCGAGCAGGTGCGTGGGGGCCGCGGCAAGCTCCAGCGCGACCGGCAGCACCGCCTTCAACGAAATGAAACTGACATCGATGACAACGACATCGGGCCGCGCGGGCAGTCGCTTGCCTTCGTATTTGCGAATATCGGTTTCTTCCATCGACACGACACGAGGATGGATACGCAGCGAGGGATGCAACTGACTGTGCCCGACGTCGATGGCGAACACGAGGCTGGCGCCGTTCGCCAGCAACACCTCGGTAAAGCCGCCGGTGGAGGCGCCGACGTCGAGGCAGACATGGCCCTCGATCTCGATCGGATATTGCTCCAGCGCGCCGGCGAGCTTGACGCCGCCGCGCGAGACCCAGGGGTGCGCAGGCTGCGCGCTCAGTTCGGCATTGGCGGCAATCATTTCCGACGCCTTCGACACCGGCCGGCCATCGGCGGTTACACCGCCGGCGTCGATCGCGGCGCGAGCACGCGCGCGGCTTTCGAACAGGCCGCGCTCGACCAGCAGCACGTCCGCGCGCTTGCGGGCCGAAGTCTCTTTGTCGTCCTTGTCAGCCAATGTCAGTCCGGTTTGCCGGTGGCACGATCCGCCGCGAGCGCGACGCAGGCCTCGAACGAGGTGAGATCGTGCCAGATGTCTTGAGGCAGCTCTCGCGGCGTCACCAGTCTAGCACCATGCAGGTCCAGCGTGTGGATCATCATGAGATTGTCGGGCAGGCCGAAATCCTCCACCGTGAGCCCGTCGGCATCGATCATGTGACCGGCGTCCGACGTCGTGATGCGGAACGACCGCGTAACGCGGTCGGCGTAGATGGCCGGATCGTTGCTGTAGGCGAAGCAGAGCTTGCCGCGGCCGGCCATGTAGCCGAGTTCATAGACCGTGCCGGCGTCGGCACTGGGGCCGCGAAATGGCGTCAGATTGGCAATGATCGCATCCGCCGCATCCATCATGGCCTGATTGCCCTTGAAGATCGCGAGCGAAGCGTCTGCGGCGGCGAGGTCGACCGTGTTGTCGAGCGGATAGAGGCCGGTCATCCCATAACGGGCGCAGATCGCAGCCTTGCGGCGTCCGATCTCGATGGCGTCCGGCAGGAACACATCGGGACCTGCCAGATAGATTTTCATGGAAGTACCGGCGAAGGGGCCAACCTTCGGTTCTGATCCGGTCAGAACCGAAGGAGATTAAGCCTCAGGCGAGCTTGACGGTCTCGGTCTTGTAGTCCTTGCCGAGCGCATCGAACACCTTGGCAACGATGCCCTTGGCGTCGAGGCCGGCATGGGCATACATCGCGTTCGGCGTGTCGTGGTCGATGAACTCGTCGGGCAGGATCATCGCGCGCATCCGCAAGCCGCCGTCGAGCATGCCGTGGTCGGACAGCGTCTGCATGACGTGCGAGCCGAAGCCGCCGATCGAGCCTTCCTCGATGGTGAGCAGCACTTCGTGATCGCGCGCCAGCTTCAGCACCAGATCGACGTCGAGCGGCTTCATGAAGCGCGCGTCGGCGATGGTGGTGGAGAGGCCATGGGCGGCGAGTTCGTCGGCAGCCTTTTCGCATTCGGCCATGCGCGTGCCGAACGAGAGCAGGGCGACCTTGCTGCCCTGGCGGACGATGCGGCCCTTGCCGATTTCGAGGGGAATGCCGACCTCGGGCATTTCGACGCCGCGGCCTTCGCCGCGCGGGTAACGCACCGCGCTCGGCCGGTCGTTGATCGCAACCTGCGTCGCGACCATGTGCACCAGTTCGGCCTCGTCGGACGCCGCCATGATGACGAAGTTCGGCAGGCAGCCGAGATAGGCGTTGTCGAACGAGCCGGCATGGGTCGCGCCGTCGGCACCGACCAGGCCGGCGCGGTCGATCGCAAAACGCACCGGCAGGCTCTGGATCGCGACGTCGTGGACCACCTGGTCGTAGCCGCGCTGCAGGAAGGTCGAGTAGATCGCGCAGAACGGCTTGTAGCCTTCGGTAGCGAGACCGGCCGCAAACGTCACCGCATGCTGCTCGGCGATGCCGACGTCGAAGGTGCGGGTCGGGAACGCCTTGTTGAAGATGTCGACGCCGGTTCCGGATGGCATCGCCGCAGTGATGGCGACGATCTTGTCGTCCTTCTCGGCTTCCTTGACGAGGCTCTGGCCGAACACGTTCTGGTAGGCCGGTGCGTTCGGCTTGGCCTTCGCCTGGGCGCCGGTGGCGACGTCGAACTTGACGACAGCGTGGTACTTGTCGGCGGAGGCTTCCGCCGGGCCGTAGCCCTTGCCCTTCTGGGTCACGACGTGGACCAGGATCGGGCCGGTTTCCATGTCGCGGACGTTCTTCAGAACCGGCAGCAGATGGTCGAGGTTATGGCCGTCGATCGGGCCGACATAATAGAAACCGAGTTCCTCAAACAGCGTGCCGCCGTCCATCATGAAGCCGCGGGAGTATTCCTCGACGCGGTTGGCGCGGTTGGCAATGATCTTGGGCAGACGCTTGTTGATCTGCTTGGCTGCCTCGCGCAGCGTACGATAGGTCTTGCCGGAGTAGAGCCGCGACAGATACGCGCTCATCGCGCCGACCGGCGGCGCGATCGACATGTCGTTGTCGTTGAGAATCACAATCAGCCGCGAATTCATCGCACCGGCATTGTTCATGGCTTCATAGGCCATGCCGGCAGACATCGAGCCGTCGCCGATCACGGCGATGATGTTGTTCTTGCCGCCGGAGAGGTCGCGTGCCACCGCCATGCCGAGGCCGGCGGAGATCGAGGTCGAGGAGTGCGCGGCGCCGAACGGGTCGTAGTCGCTTTCGCTGCGCTTGGTGAAGCCGGAGAGGCCGCCGGCAGTACGCAGCGTGCGGATACGGTCGCGGCGGCCGGTCAGGATCTTGTGCGGGTAGGCCTGGTGGCCGACGTCCCAGATCAGGCGGTCGCGCGGCGTGTCGAAGGTGTAGTGGATCGCGGTGGTCAGTTCCACGACGCCAAGGCCGGCGCCGAAGTGACCGCCGGTCACCGACACGGCGTCGATGGTTTCCTGGCGGAGCTCGTCGGCGACCTGCCGTACCTGCTCGATCTTGAGCTTGCGTAGGTCGTCGGGTGTGCGAATGGTGTCGAGAAGCGGCGTTTTACTAAATGTGGTCACAGCGATATTCCAATTTTGCAAGTCAGGGCGAACGGCCTGACGCGAGACGGGAAGCGCGTTAACCGCGCCGTGAAAATCCAGACCCGCCTGCCAGTTCGGCAGGCCGGTACCTGATTTGAAACCCTAGATGCACTCCGGTTTAAACCCTGTGATATGCATCACTTAGTCGCTCGGAACCCTTCCCGGTTCAGTTTCTTTAGCTATTTGAGGTGCTTGCCGCCGCCCGAAGCCAGCCGCAGGCTGCTCTCCACAGCCCATAGAACCGCAAGCTTTACACCAAAGCCGCCGTTAAAGCCAACCCGGCGAGCCTAATCGGTTCCGCCGTTCTGGGGCAAAAAGCCTCGATTTTTCAACCACGGCGGCGGGCAGATGGTTCCAGTTTGCTCAAATCGGCGGCACTTTGGGCCGTCATGGTAACCGCTTCGATTCGCTTCCAGGCCCGATCGCGCACCCCGGAATCGCCTGTGGCGACATCCAGCGCGGCATCGGGGAGGGTCATGCGGGCGCTGAGCGGGACTGGCCCGCAGACGATCATGAAGAAATCGTAGGCGTTGGGCAGTTCGTTGGCCATCACGAACTGGAAATGCACGCGGAAGAACTGCCAGCGAAATTTCTTGTAATGCTCGGGCAGGATGATGTCGCGGAAGCGGACCGGCACGATTGTCGGATTGCGCCTTAAGGCGCCGACGTCGATGCCGTGGCTCGCGATCGGATCGAACTGGTAGAAATTCATCACGTCCTTGCGGGCCTGACAGTCGATCCAGTCGATCGTCGGCTCGACCGCCAGCATCCGCAGATGCTCGCGAAACTCTGTCGATACGGCGTGATAGCCCACGATCGGGAAATTGCCGCCGATCGTCAGCAGCACGATCCGCGGACCGTGACGGCCGAGCGCGGGATCGAGTTTCAGCGCACGCGCCAGCATTTCCGTCGACAGGAACGATCCGGAACTATGGCCGACGATGACGATCTCGTCTGCGTCGGTGCTCCTCGCCGTCTTGATGAGATGCTGCGCGAAGCGGTCGATGCGCTGGTCCCATTCCGGGCGCTCGCGGCGCGAGAACTCCCAGGTCCAGATCGTGTCGCACAACAGATAGAGCACGTAAGTGGCGTTCTCGGTGTATTTCAGCACGGTCCCGAGCAGCGCCACGAAGATGGCGATAGCGATCGCGATGCTGAACGTGTCGGGAATGCCGATGGCATTCAGGCCTTTCTCGAACACGAAGGCGATGGCGCCGGCACCTGCGGCCTCGAGCAACAGCATCAAATGCGGATAGGTGATGAAGGTGGCGAACCGCCAGTTCGCCTTGCCGAAGCGGCCGATAGTGCCGGCGAACACGAGTCGCCAATAGATCCACACCGCACTGAACACTGTGCGCCAGATCGGCGACGCCAGGTCCTGCTGGATGAAATCCTCGAACCGGAGGAAATCGTAGGACGTGCGGGTCTGCCAATCCTCGGCCTTGGTATCGATGGTCCAGGACGCGATCTCGTCGTCGGAGGCGACCTTGGGGCGGCTGATGGTGGCCTGGAGCTGATAAAGCCGGCCGAACTTGCGCAGCTCGGTTCGGAACATGCGGTAATATTGCGCCAGCCCGCGCGGATCGTAGCCCTGAATATAGATGATATGGCGGTGCTGGACGCGCACGTACTGTCCCCAAGTGTCGGCGGACTATATCAGGCTGTGCAGCGCCGGAAGAACTAATTCGGCTGTTCCGCCATGCACGGATGTGCGGAAATTCGCCCAATATTTCCGATTGTTGCGCCGAATCCCGAAAGGACAGGGCGTCTTACTGGACGTCGAGCGGCTCGGTCCCCGAGGCCTGACCGTTCGCGTCCGTCGTGATCTTGTCGACGCGGGCCTCCGCCTGCCGCAGCAGTTCTTCGCAGCGGCGCTTCAGTGCTTCGCCGCGCTCATAGATCGCGACCGATTCCTCGAGCGGCACCTTGCCGTCCTCCAGCCGTTTCACGATCGATTCGAGTTCCTCGATCGCGCGCTCGAAGGAGAGTTTTTTGACGTCCGCTTGCGTGTTTTCGGCCATGTCGAGTTCCCGGATGCGCCCCCGGTCGGAAGCGCAGAATCAAGCAAATTATTTCGGACCTATTGTGGCGGCGGTTCACGCGCCCATCAACGCGGTGACATGCGCGGCAACCGATTCCTTCAGCCCCTGCAG encodes the following:
- a CDS encoding class I SAM-dependent RNA methyltransferase; this encodes MGESECLVIDHVGHHGDGVAISGGGTIYVPYALGGETVEVGRVPGHHPDRRRLLKVETTSPERVAPFCPHFGVCGGCAIQHWDAAPYRAWKRELVVTTLSQAGIDCEVAPLVDAHGAGRRRITLHARMGTHDVLKVGYAAAGSHDIVPIDRCPILDPQLGGAIEAAWAIAEPLIAMGKPLDIQITATNSGLDVDVRGSGQVSSAMIALLSRIAGQHRLARLTRHGELVLMRTPPVVSMGSAQVVLPPGSFLQATVAGEAALAELVSEHCKRAKHIADLFCGVGPFALRLAAKSRVTALDSDAGAVAALQKAATSTSGLKPVKAEARDLFRRPLMPQELRDYDTVVFDPPRQGAQAQARQLAASKVPTVVAVSCNVTTFARDAKILIDGGYRIEGVTPVDQFRHTPHVELVARFRR
- a CDS encoding TlyA family RNA methyltransferase, producing the protein MADKDDKETSARKRADVLLVERGLFESRARARAAIDAGGVTADGRPVSKASEMIAANAELSAQPAHPWVSRGGVKLAGALEQYPIEIEGHVCLDVGASTGGFTEVLLANGASLVFAIDVGHSQLHPSLRIHPRVVSMEETDIRKYEGKRLPARPDVVVIDVSFISLKAVLPVALELAAAPTHLLALIKPQFEAERKHSKHGIIRNAMVHQEICDDISAFAASLGCTGIEVFPSSIKGGDGNIEFFMGARRG
- a CDS encoding nucleoside 2-deoxyribosyltransferase, which translates into the protein MKIYLAGPDVFLPDAIEIGRRKAAICARYGMTGLYPLDNTVDLAAADASLAIFKGNQAMMDAADAIIANLTPFRGPSADAGTVYELGYMAGRGKLCFAYSNDPAIYADRVTRSFRITTSDAGHMIDADGLTVEDFGLPDNLMMIHTLDLHGARLVTPRELPQDIWHDLTSFEACVALAADRATGKPD
- a CDS encoding exodeoxyribonuclease VII small subunit translates to MAENTQADVKKLSFERAIEELESIVKRLEDGKVPLEESVAIYERGEALKRRCEELLRQAEARVDKITTDANGQASGTEPLDVQ
- the dxs gene encoding 1-deoxy-D-xylulose-5-phosphate synthase produces the protein MTTFSKTPLLDTIRTPDDLRKLKIEQVRQVADELRQETIDAVSVTGGHFGAGLGVVELTTAIHYTFDTPRDRLIWDVGHQAYPHKILTGRRDRIRTLRTAGGLSGFTKRSESDYDPFGAAHSSTSISAGLGMAVARDLSGGKNNIIAVIGDGSMSAGMAYEAMNNAGAMNSRLIVILNDNDMSIAPPVGAMSAYLSRLYSGKTYRTLREAAKQINKRLPKIIANRANRVEEYSRGFMMDGGTLFEELGFYYVGPIDGHNLDHLLPVLKNVRDMETGPILVHVVTQKGKGYGPAEASADKYHAVVKFDVATGAQAKAKPNAPAYQNVFGQSLVKEAEKDDKIVAITAAMPSGTGVDIFNKAFPTRTFDVGIAEQHAVTFAAGLATEGYKPFCAIYSTFLQRGYDQVVHDVAIQSLPVRFAIDRAGLVGADGATHAGSFDNAYLGCLPNFVIMAASDEAELVHMVATQVAINDRPSAVRYPRGEGRGVEMPEVGIPLEIGKGRIVRQGSKVALLSFGTRMAECEKAADELAAHGLSTTIADARFMKPLDVDLVLKLARDHEVLLTIEEGSIGGFGSHVMQTLSDHGMLDGGLRMRAMILPDEFIDHDTPNAMYAHAGLDAKGIVAKVFDALGKDYKTETVKLA